The following proteins come from a genomic window of Lolium rigidum isolate FL_2022 chromosome 5, APGP_CSIRO_Lrig_0.1, whole genome shotgun sequence:
- the LOC124656903 gene encoding uncharacterized protein LOC124656903, with protein sequence MGCSSKRRCRTTPAGVTSSAEPDASLSWASMQPDLVRLIGWRLLETSDFLDYVRFRAVCPHWRCSTVCPRGRGVADPRFHPRRWMMLPEGHGLHPGHGKLGKYIRFINLSTGSIVRSKLPLFSDHCVLDSVDGLMLLQRDQDTAIRLLHPFTGDIAELPPLITLLRQFKFLFSPTEDSPQTRRIWSKFRKVGSTAVSVSADGVITVMIIISGIKCLAVATVGDQQWSVARRNLSFSLNPVSLQGRIYILDHVSTTTRIFQILPPRHDAKVPASSSVPPLPELIATGPPSERPISSYLAECDSEILLICLGHPIFSRITVYRLADLILGRFVPVTRIGDNVLFVSGRILSVSSKVLPNVEGNSLVMA encoded by the coding sequence ATGGGTTGCAGCAGCAAGCGTCGCTGCCGCACTACCCCCGCCGGCGTCACCTCGTCGGCGGAACCGGACGCGTCATTGTCCTGGGCGTCTATGCAACCGGATTTGGTCCGCCTGATCGGGTGGCGGCTGCTGGAGACCAGCGACTTCCTAGACTACGTCCGCTTCCGCGCCGTCTGCCCTCACTGGCGCTGCAGCACCGTCTGCCCACGCGGCCGCGGCGTCGCCGACCCGCGCTTCCACCCGCGCCGGTGGATGATGCTGCCCGAGGGGCACGGCCTGCACCCTGGCCACGGCAAGCTAGGCAAGTACATACGCTTCATCAACCTCTCCACCGGCTCCATCGTCCGCTCAAAGCTCCCGCTTTTCAGCGACCACTGCGTCCTCGACTCGGTCGACGGCCTCATGCTCCTGCAACGCGACCAGGACACAGCCATCCGCCTCCTCCATCCGTTCACGGGTGACATCGCAGAGCTCCCGCCTCTCATCACCCTCTTGAGGCAGTTTAAGTTCCTATTTTCGCCCACGGAAGACAGCCCTCAGACTAGACGCATCTGGAGTAAATTCAGAAAGGTCGGCTCTACCGCCGTCAGCGTGAGCGCAGACGGAGTCATCACTGTCATGATCATCATCTCTGGTATCAAATGTTTAGCCGTTGCTACCGTCGGGGACCAGCAATGGAGCGTCGCCCGCAGGAACCTCTCCTTCTCTCTGAATCCAGTATCACTCCAAGGCAGGATATACATATTGGATCATGTTTCCACCACAACACGGATTTTCCAGATTCTACCGCCCCGACACGATGCAAAGGTCCCAGCTTCATCTTCAGTTCCACCACTACCAGAGTTGATTGCCACGGGTCCGCCAAGCGAACGTCCCATATCCTCCTACCTGGCGGAATGTGACTCGGAGATCCTCCTGATTTGCTTGGGTCATCCCATCTTTTCGCGCATTACAGTTTACAGACTTGCTGACCTTATACTAGGCAGGTTTGTCCCTGTAACACGCATCGGGGACAATGTTCTCTTCGTCTCCGGAAGGATTTTAAGTGTCAGCAGTAAGGTGCTACCCAATGTTGAGGGCAACTCTCTTGTGATG